GAGAAGAAGAGCCGCATGTTCGTATTCTACAGTATTCCTTAGCCATGGCTTCGGAGACTGGCATCATTTAACTGCTCCAGCAGAGACTTCATCTCAGCGACGTCGGGTCCTCCGGATCTGGGACAGACGCAATTCAGATTCTCGTGAACGCCTTCCGTGCACGTTTAGCATCAGACCAGGGTCAGAACCGTGGACGCCGGGACGGTGGAGGATCGATGCTAAAATTAGGGGTGCATGGGAGAAGTGTAGTTGGGGCGCAAAGTAACGTTGTAAATTCCGTGGCTTTTGCTTCCACGCTACCCCAAGAGCACTAGATGACTAACGATTCGAGATGTTTGCGACGACGATATCTTATAAGGTATGCTTGTTGAAATGGTGTACAATGGTACTCCTGGCTTCTCATACGGTATTGATATTGTGTTGCCAGTCTGAGAAGCATGGTATGGTTACTTGACGTGGTATGGCTTCGCTTCGTGCAGAGCAGTGCTTTTGATGGAAAGACAGGTCTCGAACAGCACAGTAGAACATTGCTGGCCTTGCCTACATCAGACATTTGGTAGTAGCAAGCTACACAGACGAAGCGCCCCGCCACATCACATCCATAGAATGGCACGAATGTAACAGCGACACACGCAACAGCTCAGCCTCATCAATCATATCATCATTAACGCCGCTTCGGGCATCTGGGTATCTCGTCGTAAAGTCATGCTATGCTATGCCTGCTGGCTCTCCGCCAGCGTCCTGCGCCTATCCAGGTAGAAACGCTCCAAGCAGTCCCGCCTTTGCCCTTGATCCCAGCCCTCCACCACCAGGGCAAACTCCGCCACATCCTCATACCCAAACTGCTTGGCCATAGTACAGAATTGCCTCACGCGCACCTCCTGCGGCGGGCGATACCTGTAGCGCACCCGCCCCAGTCCATCCCCGAGGTCTATGCCATCGTCGCTGGCTTTGGCCATGTCGAGCTGTGATTGCGAGTCAATAGCGCCGAACGCGAGCTCGTTTATGCGGTCAATGTCATCTCCTGCTTTCTGTGCGCGGGAGGAGATTTTCGTCTCCATCTTGGAGGTTCCGATGACTTCTGTGTTCTCGTGTGTGTACTCTACTCCTGCGGAGGCGAAGATGGCTTGCACTGGGTCCAATTGCTTCGCAGTCTCTTTCGCAGCTTTACGTCTTGCTTCTCCGTGTCCTATAATCTCCTGTGCCAGCTCATCCATAGCGGCGTCCATATCACCCAAAGGGCTGAGTTCCCGTCCGTCATCTTCCTGGCTAGCCTCCAAGTCCAACCCTGCAATCTCCACGCCAGCGCGAGATTCTGCGACGTTGGTCTTGTTGACGATGTCTTGAAGCACGACGTTCTCTGCCATGGGAGCGAAAAGGTTAGCAAGGCCGAAGATCTCTCCTTTCTGGTTCTTCTGGTCTTGAACGCCTGTAAAGTAGCGACGCTCGTTGGAGCCATCGTAGGCAATATTTGCTTGTTGTTGTTTGTAAATCTGTCTGGCGTACACAATCTCTTCGACTGTGCCGACCGAGACGAGGCGGAAGACGTCAACATCGCGCAGTTGGCCCATGCGGTATGCTCGATCTTGTGCTTGTTGGTCCCATGCCGGGTTCCAGTTCGGATCCATGATGACGACTTTGTTGGCGCTGGTGATGTTCAGACCGACCCCGCCTGCTTTTGTCGATATTAGGAAGATGAATTTGTTTGGGTCGGTATTGTAGAGGTCAACCTCCGCTTGCCTCTCGTCGTAGCTCATCTCTCCGGTCAGGTATGATACGACGAATTCCGATGTTACTTTGAAGAACATGTGCAACAGCCTCAGAAGCTTGACCGAGTGGGAGAAGATCAAGACCTTGTCTCCGTTGTCGTCCCACAAATGTAGTAGTTTCTTGAGAACCTTCCACTTGCCGCAGAACTCCGCCTTCGCCCAGTAGGTAGTCTCGTCTCTCCTCTTGAAGTAGTCTTCCCACTCGTTCTCCCCAACTGCGAGCTTGAGCGTCGCAATATCCTTAGCCATGCGTTCGTGATCACTCTCTCCACTGGGTAGAAGCAGAGCAAGATGATTGGATAGCTTCTGCAGTGTGACCAGGACAGGAAAGACAAAGAATCTCCAGTCGCCCCAGCCCTCGACCTCTTGATTGCAGCACCACCCAGACTTTCTGCCAGAGTTACATGTGCACGGCGACGTGGCGTCTCTGATGACCGTCACGAGTTCGCTTGCGGTGAAGTTGTTGTAAGCATCTGCTTGGGCGGGTGTCAATGGACAGAAGACTACCCTGTCACTCTTCTTGGGAAGCTGATGTGCGATTAGGGCCTTTGTGCGTCGTAGGAAGAATTTGGGTAGCAGATTCTTCACCAGTCTCTCTGCAATGTTTCGGGCTGTTGCCAATTGAGTGTTCGTCGCGCCGTGGGCTTGTCCCATCTTGAGAGGTATACAGATCTTGTTCTTCCAGTTAATCATGGGACCGAGTCTGCCAGGAGAACACCAGTTCAGCAGGACCCAGAGCTCTTCGTACTTGTTCTGAATGACAGTCCCTGAAAGTCCAATGCGACAGAGAGCGTTGACATTCATCATGGCCTTGCAGACATCAGAACGACGATTCTTGAACATGTGGCACTCGTCTGCGATCACGCAGTCCCAGCGGATGGTGTTGATGGCGCTCTCATCGTTTGTGTAAGTCTGGTAAGGTGTAATCATGATCTCGAGACGTCCAGAATGTGCTGTCGCCAAGGCTGCTTCCTTCACTTTCTTGCCGCCGTGATATGTGTCAACGTGCCAGTATCCCCAACGCTCAAGTTCGTTCCTCCAGTTCGCCATGAGGCCACCCGGACAGACGATGAGGACTCTTGGATACCAGTCGTCGTCAGCCTGTCTGCGTATGGCTCGCATTCGCTTCTGGTCCATCTCGTTGGCGCTCTTGCCAAAGGCTGCAGTCAGGAATGCGATGACTTGGATGGTCTTGCCGAGGCCCATGTCGTCGCCGAGTATGCCTCCTTTCTGATAGAGGAACTTCTTGTAGAGAAAGTCGGCACCGTCGACCTGATATGGCTTGAGATACTGCGCGATAGGTCCTGGTATAGTACTCGCGTCATCTCCAATGTCGATTGGTTCGCACGGGCCTGACTTTGGTATGTGGTCGGGCAGAACAGGGCGTGTGTCAAGATGTGTCCGCTGCGACTCTTCGTCACGAAGTCGAGGCGGGTAACATAGTCCATCTTCTGCGGTGGCGCCCAGGTGGGTCTCCCATTCTGCTGCTCGATCGCAAAGGTATTGTGGTAATATATCGTCAAGGGTGTCGTCTTCTTCCTCGCCGCTGCTCGTAATCTTGCGCTTTGTACTCGTCGCTTTCCTGCCAACCATTGACTTTCCAGTTGTCTTCGTGCGCTTCTTCGGTGGCTCGCGGCTCTGCTTCTCGCGACGCTGCTTCGGCTTCGAGTTCGACTTGGTCTTGGACTTGCTTTTCACGGGTGCTGGTTCATCATCGTCAGTCCACTCCACACGCTCACCAGACGG
This genomic window from Fulvia fulva chromosome 4, complete sequence contains:
- a CDS encoding DNA excision repair protein ERCC-6-like 2; protein product: MAARWLGHRSSEMDTDSDDLHIISSGPATKSSSRVPSGERVEWTDDDEPAPVKSKSKTKSNSKPKQRREKQSREPPKKRTKTTGKSMVGRKATSTKRKITSSGEEEDDTLDDILPQYLCDRAAEWETHLGATAEDGLCYPPRLRDEESQRTHLDTRPVLPDHIPKSGPCEPIDIGDDASTIPGPIAQYLKPYQVDGADFLYKKFLYQKGGILGDDMGLGKTIQVIAFLTAAFGKSANEMDQKRMRAIRRQADDDWYPRVLIVCPGGLMANWRNELERWGYWHVDTYHGGKKVKEAALATAHSGRLEIMITPYQTYTNDESAINTIRWDCVIADECHMFKNRRSDVCKAMMNVNALCRIGLSGTVIQNKYEELWVLLNWCSPGRLGPMINWKNKICIPLKMGQAHGATNTQLATARNIAERLVKNLLPKFFLRRTKALIAHQLPKKSDRVVFCPLTPAQADAYNNFTASELVTVIRDATSPCTCNSGRKSGWCCNQEVEGWGDWRFFVFPVLVTLQKLSNHLALLLPSGESDHERMAKDIATLKLAVGENEWEDYFKRRDETTYWAKAEFCGKWKVLKKLLHLWDDNGDKVLIFSHSVKLLRLLHMFFKVTSEFVVSYLTGEMSYDERQAEVDLYNTDPNKFIFLISTKAGGVGLNITSANKVVIMDPNWNPAWDQQAQDRAYRMGQLRDVDVFRLVSVGTVEEIVYARQIYKQQQANIAYDGSNERRYFTGVQDQKNQKGEIFGLANLFAPMAENVVLQDIVNKTNVAESRAGVEIAGLDLEASQEDDGRELSPLGDMDAAMDELAQEIIGHGEARRKAAKETAKQLDPVQAIFASAGVEYTHENTEVIGTSKMETKISSRAQKAGDDIDRINELAFGAIDSQSQLDMAKASDDGIDLGDGLGRVRYRYRPPQEVRVRQFCTMAKQFGYEDVAEFALVVEGWDQGQRRDCLERFYLDRRRTLAESQQA